Proteins encoded within one genomic window of Cellulomonas xiejunii:
- a CDS encoding DUF3073 domain-containing protein, which yields MGRGRQKAKQTKVARELKYFSPDTNYRALEQELSSRSRNDVVTDSRRSAVSTDDDDPPGWGWPGDDDR from the coding sequence ATGGGGCGCGGCCGTCAGAAGGCAAAGCAGACGAAGGTTGCTCGGGAGCTGAAGTACTTCAGCCCGGACACCAACTACAGGGCACTCGAGCAGGAGCTCTCGTCGCGTAGCCGCAACGATGTCGTCACGGACAGCCGCCGCAGCGCGGTGAGCACGGACGACGACGACCCTCCCGGCTGGGGATGGCCTGGCGACGACGACCGGTGA